The following coding sequences are from one Methanococcoides orientis window:
- a CDS encoding lipopolysaccharide biosynthesis protein yields the protein MMSDFYKLFVQRVGLVGVTQLLVGISGLILLPILTKNLSINDYGIWVQIIITIEIISNVANAGLSLTMVRFLPSIKEKKNIQDIFYSLTSVILFTNICIAIVLYLFADSIATILFNENVWAVKILSLIVIIKGLHLMSLNYFRASQKIKRHSFFVFFETASKMLFVSFFILMNFQIKGAITGLLISYSFTLFVEFFYIFSDIGLKKPQYRNLKKYLAFGLPIVPSKISDWTISMSDRYIISYFFGTAFVGYYVPGYTLGNIINMFFQPLNFVLPMFLSKYYDENNIKRVEEILSISLKYFLAVSIPSVFGLSLLSKPLLIVLTTSEIASKSYLITPFVALSTLLWGIYSIFYQILLLEQKTKIIGKIWTISAILNILLNILLIPIIGIVAAAMTTLISYALSLVITSYYISNSIKIHVDILFIVKTVLASVIMSLLILKLDPFSLSALMCTIFLCAFVYFSTLLLLRGFTIQEIRVFINSYRFYGMGK from the coding sequence ATGATGTCGGATTTCTATAAACTTTTTGTACAAAGGGTAGGGCTGGTTGGAGTTACACAACTTCTCGTGGGGATAAGTGGACTTATATTATTGCCGATTTTAACTAAAAATCTTTCAATTAATGATTATGGCATTTGGGTACAAATTATAATTACAATCGAGATTATTTCCAATGTTGCGAATGCTGGTCTAAGCCTTACGATGGTCCGTTTTTTGCCATCGATAAAAGAAAAGAAAAATATTCAAGACATATTCTATTCACTTACTTCTGTAATATTATTTACTAATATATGTATAGCTATAGTACTTTATTTGTTTGCAGATTCAATTGCAACAATTCTATTTAATGAAAATGTATGGGCTGTAAAAATATTATCATTGATTGTAATTATTAAAGGTCTACATTTAATGTCTTTAAATTACTTCCGAGCATCTCAAAAAATTAAGAGACACTCATTCTTTGTATTTTTTGAAACTGCTTCTAAAATGTTGTTTGTTTCTTTTTTTATATTAATGAATTTTCAAATAAAAGGGGCTATTACAGGCCTTTTAATCAGTTATTCTTTTACATTATTTGTAGAGTTTTTCTATATATTTTCAGATATAGGGCTCAAAAAACCACAATATAGAAATCTCAAAAAGTATCTAGCTTTTGGACTTCCAATTGTGCCTAGTAAAATTTCAGATTGGACTATAAGCATGAGTGATCGGTACATCATCAGTTATTTTTTTGGAACAGCATTTGTAGGATATTACGTACCGGGATATACACTAGGAAATATAATAAATATGTTTTTCCAACCACTTAATTTTGTTTTGCCAATGTTTCTTTCAAAATACTATGATGAAAACAATATCAAACGGGTAGAAGAAATTTTAAGCATTTCGTTGAAATATTTTTTAGCAGTATCAATTCCATCAGTTTTTGGATTGTCTTTGTTATCAAAACCACTACTTATAGTGTTGACTACATCAGAGATTGCATCTAAAAGTTATCTAATTACTCCATTTGTTGCATTAAGTACATTACTGTGGGGCATTTACTCTATATTCTATCAAATACTACTATTGGAGCAAAAAACCAAAATAATAGGAAAAATTTGGACTATAAGTGCAATATTAAATATTTTATTAAACATTTTATTAATTCCTATTATAGGAATAGTTGCTGCAGCAATGACTACATTAATTTCATACGCGTTATCATTGGTTATAACATCTTATTATATCTCAAATTCTATTAAAATTCATGTCGATATCCTGTTTATTGTGAAAACGGTTTTAGCATCCGTAATAATGTCGCTGCTAATTCTAAAACTAGATCCATTTAGTCTATCGGCTTTAATGTGTACTATATTTTTATGTGCATTTGTATATTTTTCCACTTTGCTATTATTGCGAGGTTTTACTATACAAGAAATCAGAGTGTTCATTAATAGCTACAGGTTCTATGGAATGGGTAAATAA
- a CDS encoding polysaccharide pyruvyl transferase family protein, whose translation MIDNVALFDTSICSTNLGNNIIMESVREVISDVCNNNFVSILPAHDKLGLKSYNTLKKTKFSIVGGTNLLASNMLRSDQWKINLISTCFSKNVILLGVGWQQYQKRPNIYTKMLLKLTLDDGYIHSVRDNYTKEMLESIGINNVVNTGCPTMWKLDKNHCSKIPKYKSKDVVFTLTDYRKDPAKDFELIETLCSKYENIYFWPQGRTDYKYFDTISPSKNRIQILKPNLKAFDFVLEKDSIEYVGTRLHAGMRALQYGKRCIIIGVDNRALEMKNDFELNVIERKSVTNIGELIESDFSTKLKIPHKEISLWKNQFYR comes from the coding sequence ATGATAGATAATGTTGCTTTATTTGACACGTCTATATGTTCAACTAATTTAGGAAATAATATTATAATGGAATCTGTAAGGGAAGTTATTTCAGATGTATGCAACAATAATTTTGTTTCCATTCTACCAGCGCATGATAAATTAGGATTGAAAAGTTATAATACATTAAAAAAAACAAAGTTTTCTATTGTAGGTGGAACAAATTTGCTTGCATCTAACATGCTTAGATCAGATCAATGGAAAATAAACTTAATATCAACTTGTTTTTCAAAAAATGTGATACTTCTTGGAGTTGGTTGGCAACAATATCAGAAAAGACCCAATATATATACAAAAATGTTATTAAAATTGACTTTGGATGATGGTTATATCCATTCAGTGAGAGATAATTATACTAAAGAAATGCTTGAATCTATTGGGATTAATAATGTTGTGAATACGGGTTGTCCTACAATGTGGAAATTGGATAAAAATCATTGCAGTAAAATTCCCAAATATAAATCCAAAGACGTTGTATTTACATTAACTGATTACAGAAAGGATCCTGCAAAAGATTTTGAGTTAATTGAAACATTGTGTTCTAAATATGAGAATATCTATTTTTGGCCACAAGGAAGAACTGACTATAAATATTTTGACACGATTTCTCCATCTAAAAATAGAATTCAAATTTTAAAACCAAATTTGAAAGCTTTTGACTTTGTGCTTGAAAAAGATTCCATTGAATATGTGGGTACAAGATTACATGCTGGTATGAGGGCATTGCAATATGGAAAACGATGTATAATAATAGGGGTTGATAACCGAGCTTTGGAAATGAAAAATGATTTTGAATTAAATGTAATTGAAAGAAAATCTGTAACAAATATAGGAGAATTAATTGAAAGCGATTTTTCGACTAAATTAAAGATTCCACACAAAGAAATAAGTCTGTGGAAAAATCAGTTTTATCGATAA
- a CDS encoding glycosyltransferase: MSGQTYSKICTITSPISDASVTPVSNLVKILRCISKDVCFITGNAGSNLFKDDESIHTIAINYKLGSNAFSKIIRYSLLQLKLSYLILRTAKNYDTHLYFIGSNNLVFPIIISKIMRKNVVLSLPGSSNILKFANDRFYKIVKLFESFNMSLSDKIIVYSPNLINEWNLKKYNNKISFAHEHFLDLNKFKITSQLHERENVIGYVGRLTGEKGVFNFIEAIPYIIKKNKNLKFIIIGEGILRNKIEDFLDKKNLKDNVKLLGWVHHDQLPDYLNQFKLTVLPSYTEGLPNLMLESMACGTPALATSIGAIPDVIKDNENGFTMEDNSPECIAKNVIRALNTPQFEQIANCAKESVNQKFTHESSVEIYRDALYKEHKPKIVF; this comes from the coding sequence ATGTCAGGGCAGACATATTCAAAAATTTGTACAATAACATCGCCAATTAGTGATGCAAGTGTGACACCGGTCTCGAATTTAGTTAAAATATTGAGATGTATTTCAAAAGATGTATGTTTTATTACTGGTAATGCAGGGTCAAACTTATTTAAAGATGATGAAAGTATACATACAATAGCCATAAATTATAAGTTAGGATCAAATGCATTTTCAAAAATTATTAGATACTCCTTATTGCAATTGAAACTTTCATATCTTATTTTGAGGACTGCTAAAAATTATGACACCCACCTTTATTTTATAGGTTCCAACAATTTAGTATTTCCAATAATAATTTCAAAAATCATGAGGAAAAATGTGGTATTGAGCCTTCCAGGGTCATCAAACATTTTAAAATTTGCAAATGATCGTTTTTACAAAATTGTAAAATTATTTGAAAGTTTTAATATGAGCCTTTCAGACAAGATTATTGTTTATTCACCAAATCTTATCAATGAATGGAACTTAAAAAAATATAATAATAAAATATCATTTGCACATGAGCATTTTTTAGATTTGAATAAATTTAAAATTACATCGCAACTACATGAAAGAGAAAATGTGATTGGTTATGTAGGACGTTTAACTGGAGAAAAGGGAGTTTTTAACTTTATAGAAGCAATTCCATACATAATTAAAAAGAACAAAAATTTAAAATTTATAATTATTGGAGAGGGGATCCTAAGAAATAAAATTGAAGATTTTTTGGATAAAAAGAATCTAAAAGACAATGTTAAATTATTGGGATGGGTACATCACGATCAACTTCCCGATTATTTAAATCAATTTAAACTAACTGTTCTTCCCTCCTACACCGAAGGCTTACCAAATCTCATGTTAGAATCAATGGCCTGCGGAACTCCAGCATTAGCAACGTCTATTGGAGCAATACCAGATGTGATAAAAGACAATGAAAATGGGTTTACTATGGAAGACAATTCTCCAGAATGTATTGCAAAAAATGTGATTCGAGCACTAAATACCCCTCAGTTTGAACAAATTGCAAATTGTGCAAAAGAAAGTGTTAATCAAAAATTTACCCATGAATCTTCTGTTGAAATATACAGAGATGCATTATATAAAGAACACAAACCAAAAATAGTATTTTGA